ATCTTTGATCGTGTAGACCTGCATGTTAGAACCATCCAAAACTACATAGTATTTCTTGTCGAACTGCATAATGCTTTCGTAAGCCGCAGGAACTACGACTTTACCGGATTGATCAACCAAACCATATTTGTCTCCTTCAGAATACACGGCATATCCATCAATGAATGGTGCAAGCGATGAATAGCTGACGTTCCATAGTTTTTTACCCTGCTTATCCATTAAGCCAGCTTGCCCATCTTTGGAGTAGATATAGGCATTGACAGCAGGGTCAAATAGTAATTCATCATATTCCAACGGAACAGTGAAATTTGCAGTCGTATCGATGATCCCATATTTATAGTCTTCGGTGACAACGACGAATGTTCCATCGATGTATTCCCCAACAGATGAGTAAATGGGCCGAGTTAACACGCGACCGTCCTCTGTTTTTAGACCATAACTAAAGCTTGTAGAGTCATGATAAGCAATATAGCCAGCACCGAGCTCGATATCATTCGTTACTTCTAATTCGTCAGTGGATATAGTTTCTTCTTCTTGAGCGAAAGCTAAATGTCCGATTAGACATAGCAAGGTGAAAACTGTAGCTAATTTCATGTTGTTGTGAATTATTTTTCAAAAATCCCTGTTTTTTTTGATTCTTCAAAAGGGATAATTCATTATTTATTAACAATCCGCGGTCAAGTCGATTAAAGCATTCATGATTCTATTTTTTAAGACCAACTCTGTGCAAAGATTTTTCATTTGCAGAAAAATTCTTGTAGAAAATATGTTTTGGTGACTCCTAAATCAAACTCGTATCAAACTCAAATTAAAGCCCTTCCGAATGGGTTCTGATTTGGGGTAGCATTGGGTTTGTGTTGGGGTTAAAAGGGGAGTATCCTAAAGTAGGATTATTAAAAAAGCATTGAACTATCTGAACAATGCTTTTTTTTCTTTTGATAAATTCTGATAGGTGGTTAGTATTCTTCGACTAACTTAAAATCTTAATGTTTTCTCCGGGTTTAATTTTGTGCCGTTGCTCAGCAATTCATAATGAAGATGTGGACCTGTTGATCGGCCAGTATTTCCTAAGCCACCAATTATTTGACCCGCTTCTACACGTTGTCCTACGCGAACATTTGTTCTGGAAAGATGTGCGTATCTAGTTTCCCATCCATTGCTGTGTTCTATAATGACTACACGTCCGTACTGACCTTTGTAACCTGCATGCACCACTTTGCCCGCAGCAGTCGCTTTAATAGGTTCTCCGGTTCTGCCTTTGATATCAATGCCCGAATGCATTTCTCTACCTCTATTTGTAAAAGGGTTGCGACGGTAACCAAAGCGTGATGTAATCTTGCCATGATGAGGAATTCCTAAAGGAATACCTTCTAATTTCTTATCTAAATTTTTTAACTCTTTCTTGTAAAACTTGGTTAGTTCTTCCAAGTTTATTTCCTCCTCAACTGGTCCTCCGACGTTTTTTATTTTAGGGGCGATATCTTTTAATCCCCTTTTACGCATTTTGGCATTAATTTGGTTAAGAGTACTATCGATAGCGTCAAATGATTTCTGGACTTGCTCCATACTCATTTGATTTGAGGCTTCCTCCGTTGCTAGCGATTGTTTTGCAGCCTCAAGGGCTTTCACTTTCTGAGTTAACTCTTTTTCGTAACGTTCGCTGGTGTTTTTTGTAGCGAGGTAAACGATAGTACCGCAGGCTAGGCAAATCAATAAAATGCCCAAGCCAAGAACTCTTTTCCAGTTTTTTACTATAAAAGTAGGAACCTGGATCTTGCGATCAGAATCTCCGTTGGCATCTAGAATAACAACGGAAGTCTTTTGTTTAATCATACTTTTTACTTCTCTAAATACTGCTAGTCGAATTGCTAATTTATAGCAACTCTTAAATATTTAAGGATTTTTTAACATTTAATAACTTTCCTGCTAACGTTTCTTGGAATAATTTTCATCTTTGCAATATGTCATTTTCAGCACGTATACTCGATTGGTACCATGACCATAAAAGAGCATTACCATGGCGAGAAACAAAGAATCCCTACATTATTTGGCTTTCCGAGATCATCCTCCAGCAGACAAGAGTTGAGCAAGGGACACCATATTTTTTTAAATTTGTAGAGGAATATCCAAATGTAACAAAATTCGCTGCCGCTGAACAGGCAAGTATTCTTCGCTTATGGCAGGGGTTGGGGTATTACTCCCGTGCTCGAAATATGCATAAAGCTGCTAAACAGGTGGTTGATCTGTATGATGGCATATTTCCGACGCATTATAAAGATCTTTTATCGCTGCCCGGAGTGGGCGAATATACAGCTGCTGCCATTGCCTCCTTCGCTGAAAATCACGCACATGCGGTGTTAGATGGCAATGTTTTCCGCGTTTTATCACGTTATTTCGGAATTGAAGAGCCCATCAATTCGACCGCTGGTAAGAAGTTGTTTTCCAAGCTTGCCGATGAGTTATTAGATCGGGTGCATCCGGGAGAATATAATCAGGCGATGATGGATTTCGGCGCTATGCAATGTAAGCCGAAGAATCCAGATTGTAGTATTTGTCCATTACAAGTCGATTGTGTTGCGTATGGGAAGGGCTTACAGGCAGAACTTCCAAAGAAATTGAAAGGAAAAAAAAGCCGGAACCGATATTTTCATTATTTTGTACTGGAGCGCGATGGCGAGGTGATGATGTCGCAGCGCCCGGAAGGTGATGTTTGGACAAACCTTTTTGAGTTTCCGATGTTAGAAACTAGTGAGATGCAATCGCACATTGAATTGCAAGCATCTGCTGCTTTTCGCGATATTTTTGGGGATGCACAGCTACGCCCGATCGTCGGGATGCAGAAGCATGTTCTTAGTCATCAGAATATTTACGCGAGCTTTTATAAGCTGGAAAATATCGATACAGATATAGCGAAAAAAAGCAATTGGAATTATTATTTGTTGGAAAATTTAGATAAATTAGCTAAACATAAACTCATTAGCTCTTTCGTTGAGCGATATTTTTAGTGCTAACTAATCCTAAATTATTGATTATCGTATGTCTGGTGTAAACAAAGTTATTTTAGTAGGGCATCTAGGTAAAGACCCTGAGATCCGTTATTTGGAAGGTAATGTAAGCGTGGCGAGTTTTCCGTTGGCAACATCAGAGACCTTCAGTAAAGACGGTAAGCGTATTGAGCAAACCGAGTGGCATAATATCGTTTTATGGCGTGGACTTGCTGATGTTGCGGGAAAGTACTTAAGTAAAGGCAAGTTGGTCTACATCGAAGGGAAATTGAGAACCCGTTCCTATGAAGATAAAGAAGGTATTCGTCGATATACGACAGAAATCGTTGCTGAGAGCTTTAATTTATTAGGACGTCGATCGGACTTCGAGCCGCAAAATCCACAAGGATCATCTACCGCTACATCTACCACTGAAGCTGAAAAAGAACAATCTGTTGATTTTACGGAGAATGATGATGATAATGATGGCTTGCCATTTTAACATTTGCCTAATTAATTACCCGAGCATATCATAAACTTTTTAAAAATTGCTGTATCTTTGGCGCATGTTGCAAGATAAAATAACGCAGTATACCCAAGAGATTGAAGCATTTGCTCCGAATTCGGCGCATGATGTGGAAGCATTCCGTCTTAAGTTTTTAGTGTCGAAAGGCGTCGTGAAGAGTTTGTTCGAAGAGTTCAAAACGGTTTCATCAGAAGAGAAGCGCGTTTTGGGTAAAGTATTGAACGAATTCAAACAATTAGCTGAAAACAAGTTTAAGGAAGCTTCAGAGCAATTTAATAATGCAGCGGATAGCGGTCAGAATAAGAGTGAAGGTGATCTTACCTTACCGGGCGAAGGTTTCCAAGTCGGTTCAAGACATCCATTATCTTTAGTGCGCAAAGAAATCGTTGAGATCTTTAAGAAATTAGGTTTCATTGTTGCCGAAGGTAATGAAATTGAAGACGATTGGCATAACTTCTCGGCATTGAATTTTGCTCCGGAGCATCCAGCGCGTGATATGCAGGATACCTTCTTTGTGAAGAAACAAGACGGTAATGATGTGGTATTGCGTACGCATACCTCTTCGGTACAGGTTCGATTGATGGAAAACGGACAACCTCCATTCCGTGCGATTATGCCTGGGCGTGTTTATCGTAATGAAGCTATTTCTGCTCGTGCACACTGCTTCTTCCATCAGGTGGAAGGTTTGTACGTAGACGAGGAGGTTTCATTTGCAGATTTGAAGCAGACTTTATATCACTTTGTGAAAGAGTTGTACGGTGAGGATACGAAAGTTCGTTTCCGTCCTTCTTATTTCCCTTTTACAGAACCTTCGGCAGAGATGGATATCTCCTGTTCGATCTGTAAGGGCGCCGGTTGTCAGATGTGTAAGCAATCGGGCTGGGTAGAGATCTTAGGCTGTGGTATGGTGGATCCAAATGTATTGGAGAACTGTGGTATCGACAGTAAGAAATATTCGGGTTATGCATTCGGTATGGGTATCGAACGTATCACCAACTTGAAATATGAGATTCGCGACTTAAGGCTATTCTCGGAAAATGATGTTCGTTTCTTGTCTCAATTCGAAACAGAGATCATTTAATATAATGAAAATCAAACCTCTGCTGCCCATACCCTGGGCAGTAGAACTTTATAAACGTTAAACTAGTTAATGGAAGATAAAATAGTCATAGCAATTAAGAAGTCTGCTCGCGAACTTTTTAGAAAGTATGGCTATAACAAAACTAGTGTCAACGAACTCGCCAAAAACGCTTCCATCGCTAAAGCGACCTTTTACAAACATTTTGCGAGTAAGGAACTGATCCTTCACGCTGTCCTGATGGATTATATCGAAGAGAATGTGTCGGACATCTTGAATAAGCATGTTAACGAAAAGGACTTGGCGACCTTTCTGGCGAATACCATCCTCAGGGTCAGCCGTGTTACCTATACGGTTTGTAATGAGTTTGTAGGCTGGGAATTCCTCCGAGAGTCTGCCAATGCGCAGGAATACCTCAAGATACTCTCGGACGATTTAGAGTTTCTGTTGTTGCGCTCCTTTATGCAAAATGAAACCATCAGCGCCACCATCCCCGAAGAACGCCTCACCTTCCTGATCAAGTGTAGCAAGAATATCGTATTCTCCTTCGCATTTACCGCCGTCTCCGTCGCAGACGTCCGCAAGAATTTTATTTCCTTCCAAAAAGATATGCTCCCTTACTTGGTTGAGGCAACCTTGTTGTAGGATAGACATCATTGAACGATTGTTTGACGAATATTTGTTAGACGATATTCGCACGTTTATTGCGAAAAAGTAAACGTCATATGCTAATGTCTAAAATCTGACATCTAATATCTAATCTAAATCGTATTTTTGCACCCACTATGGGAAGAAGAATTGCTCAAGACAAAAAGTTTATTTCCGATCTGTCGATCATTGACATTGCAGAAGAGGGAAAAGGTGTAGCTAAGCAGGATAATTTAGTTTATTTTATTGAGCGTGCTGTGCCTGGGGATGTGGTTGATGTGGAGTTGATGCGCAAGAAAAAGAGCTTTGTGGAGGGGCGTGTGACGGCGATTAAGCAGGCGTCGGAATATCGTGTTGAGCCGTTTTGCACTCATTTTGGGGTTTGTGGCGGCTGTAAATGGCAGCATATGACCTATGAGGCGCAGCTGAAGTTCAAGGAACAATATGTTGGAAACGCGCTTGCTCGTATCGGGAAGGTTGATGTTTCGGATATGGAACCGATCTTGGCGTCGGAGCAAACAAGCTACTACCGTAATAAATTAGAATTTACTTTTTCCAATAAACGGTGGTTAACCGATTTGGATGATGTGCAGCCGGGCGATTCGATGGATGCCCTAGGGTTTCACGTGCCGGGAAGATTTGATAAGATCTTGACGGTAGACCATTGTTATCTTCAACAAGATCCGTCAAACGATTTGCGCAATAGCATTTTTGAATTTGCGAAGGCCAATGAGATCTCTTTTTACGACTTGAAACAACATGAAGGTGCATTAAGAAATTTGATTATACGTACTTCTTCCACAGGAGAATTGATGGTTATCGTTGTATTCGCTTATCCGGAAGACGGACAGGTTGATTTGTTGATGTCTTTCATTCAAGAAAAATTCCCGACGATTACGTCCTTACTATATATTATCAACCAGAAGCGCAACGATACGATCTTCGATCAGGATATTCACATCTATGCCGGTCGTGATTTTATCTATGAAGAAATGGAAGGGCTGAAATTTAAAGTAGGGCCGAAGTCATTCTATCAGACCAATTCGCGTCAGGCTTATGAGCTTTATAAGATCACGCGCGAGTTTGCGGA
The DNA window shown above is from Sphingobacterium hotanense and carries:
- a CDS encoding WG repeat-containing protein; the encoded protein is MKLATVFTLLCLIGHLAFAQEEETISTDELEVTNDIELGAGYIAYHDSTSFSYGLKTEDGRVLTRPIYSSVGEYIDGTFVVVTEDYKYGIIDTTANFTVPLEYDELLFDPAVNAYIYSKDGQAGLMDKQGKKLWNVSYSSLAPFIDGYAVYSEGDKYGLVDQSGKVVVPAAYESIMQFDKKYYVVLDGSNMQVYTIKDQKLVVGDFQYLFLAYVDDLFVASRDGVSYGYINGKGETVIPFNYSFAGQFVDGYANVVKTGEEEMIYINQKGEEVKPNVNY
- a CDS encoding M23 family metallopeptidase → MIKQKTSVVILDANGDSDRKIQVPTFIVKNWKRVLGLGILLICLACGTIVYLATKNTSERYEKELTQKVKALEAAKQSLATEEASNQMSMEQVQKSFDAIDSTLNQINAKMRKRGLKDIAPKIKNVGGPVEEEINLEELTKFYKKELKNLDKKLEGIPLGIPHHGKITSRFGYRRNPFTNRGREMHSGIDIKGRTGEPIKATAAGKVVHAGYKGQYGRVVIIEHSNGWETRYAHLSRTNVRVGQRVEAGQIIGGLGNTGRSTGPHLHYELLSNGTKLNPEKTLRF
- the mutY gene encoding A/G-specific adenine glycosylase, encoding MSFSARILDWYHDHKRALPWRETKNPYIIWLSEIILQQTRVEQGTPYFFKFVEEYPNVTKFAAAEQASILRLWQGLGYYSRARNMHKAAKQVVDLYDGIFPTHYKDLLSLPGVGEYTAAAIASFAENHAHAVLDGNVFRVLSRYFGIEEPINSTAGKKLFSKLADELLDRVHPGEYNQAMMDFGAMQCKPKNPDCSICPLQVDCVAYGKGLQAELPKKLKGKKSRNRYFHYFVLERDGEVMMSQRPEGDVWTNLFEFPMLETSEMQSHIELQASAAFRDIFGDAQLRPIVGMQKHVLSHQNIYASFYKLENIDTDIAKKSNWNYYLLENLDKLAKHKLISSFVERYF
- a CDS encoding single-stranded DNA-binding protein, encoding MSGVNKVILVGHLGKDPEIRYLEGNVSVASFPLATSETFSKDGKRIEQTEWHNIVLWRGLADVAGKYLSKGKLVYIEGKLRTRSYEDKEGIRRYTTEIVAESFNLLGRRSDFEPQNPQGSSTATSTTEAEKEQSVDFTENDDDNDGLPF
- the pheS gene encoding phenylalanine--tRNA ligase subunit alpha: MLQDKITQYTQEIEAFAPNSAHDVEAFRLKFLVSKGVVKSLFEEFKTVSSEEKRVLGKVLNEFKQLAENKFKEASEQFNNAADSGQNKSEGDLTLPGEGFQVGSRHPLSLVRKEIVEIFKKLGFIVAEGNEIEDDWHNFSALNFAPEHPARDMQDTFFVKKQDGNDVVLRTHTSSVQVRLMENGQPPFRAIMPGRVYRNEAISARAHCFFHQVEGLYVDEEVSFADLKQTLYHFVKELYGEDTKVRFRPSYFPFTEPSAEMDISCSICKGAGCQMCKQSGWVEILGCGMVDPNVLENCGIDSKKYSGYAFGMGIERITNLKYEIRDLRLFSENDVRFLSQFETEII
- a CDS encoding TetR/AcrR family transcriptional regulator; translated protein: MEDKIVIAIKKSARELFRKYGYNKTSVNELAKNASIAKATFYKHFASKELILHAVLMDYIEENVSDILNKHVNEKDLATFLANTILRVSRVTYTVCNEFVGWEFLRESANAQEYLKILSDDLEFLLLRSFMQNETISATIPEERLTFLIKCSKNIVFSFAFTAVSVADVRKNFISFQKDMLPYLVEATLL
- the rlmD gene encoding 23S rRNA (uracil(1939)-C(5))-methyltransferase RlmD, giving the protein MGRRIAQDKKFISDLSIIDIAEEGKGVAKQDNLVYFIERAVPGDVVDVELMRKKKSFVEGRVTAIKQASEYRVEPFCTHFGVCGGCKWQHMTYEAQLKFKEQYVGNALARIGKVDVSDMEPILASEQTSYYRNKLEFTFSNKRWLTDLDDVQPGDSMDALGFHVPGRFDKILTVDHCYLQQDPSNDLRNSIFEFAKANEISFYDLKQHEGALRNLIIRTSSTGELMVIVVFAYPEDGQVDLLMSFIQEKFPTITSLLYIINQKRNDTIFDQDIHIYAGRDFIYEEMEGLKFKVGPKSFYQTNSRQAYELYKITREFADLKGDELVYDLYTGAGTIANFVAKTAREVVGVEYVPTAIQDAKVNSAINGIDNTKFYAGDMKDVLTSDFIKEHGKPDVVITDPPRAGMHADVVERILEMESEKVVYVSCNAATQARDLEMLQSKYEVARIKPVDMFPHTQHVENVVLLKLKK